The genome window TCTTTGATTGCAATTCCTAGTGACAAAACTTTAGAATTAGCAAACAGTCTTGTTGAGACTTCTGGAAATATTGAGGTGAATCAAGAGTTAGCACAATCTATTTTAGATTCAAATAATCCAATTGTGGAAAATAATAGCGAAGTGAGAAAAGAGATTCTTGACTTACTCGCAGGAATTTTTGAGTTGAGTGATGATGAAATCATTATCGAAGATGTTGCACAACTCCAAAATGAAGTTCCGTTTGATGTTCGTTTTACATTAAATAACTTACCAACTGCCGATGAGGTCGGAAAATATGTTTCTGGATTAAAACCGTGGGATGGTTCAGTTGATGGCGGAACAATTGCACGATACAGCGGAAATATGATTTTTGCTTCAAAAATTGTTCCTGTTCAACTTGAAACTGGTGAAGTTGTTGAAACTATTTCGGACGAACAAATTCTTGTAAATAATGGAATTGACAAAGAGATTGTTCTTGAAACAGATTTTGTAAATAGTTTTGTTGGTGCAAATATGGAATATGGAGATGGAAAATTCTATTTCTCAAATTCTGGTGTTGGTGCTTTAGGTTACAATCCAGACGGTGCGGATTTCCTTTTTTACGGATCAAATATGGTTTATGCAAATCAAGAGATTTTCGGTTTTGACGGCGATGTTTATCTCGGTTTCCAATTTGGAAAATATACAGGTTCTGATTTAGAAAATATGTCGGCACATGTTGCAATTATTGATATTGAAGATGAAAATTCGCTTTATGATGTTTCTCCATACGAATCTTTGCGAGGTGGATTTGTTGCGGAAAAAGTCCAACAAACTGAAGTTTATAAAAAAGAGATTGGTTCAGACGAAACTTTTTCTTGGGGATATTGGGCTTATCAATTTGAAGGTGAAAATGAGAAAATTCGAGGTGCTTGGGTTTCAACAGACTTAGAAAGAACTGCTCGAGAAAATATCCCACAAATTGCTACTGCTTCATATTCTGGTGAAATTTACGGAACAGTTGAAAATGCACTTACAGAAAAAGAGGCGGTCGCAATTGAAAACGGAACTTTTGATTTTGGTTTTGACTTCACAAACAAAACTATGAGCGGGGATATTGAATTTAGTACGGAAGAAACAGACTATTCAATGCAATTCCAAACAGCAAATCAACTTGTTTATGAAGATGGAGCAGATCACGATTTTGAGTTCAAAAAATCTTTCTCAACTTCGGTTTCAAATATTGGTGTTGAAGATGCTCCACAATTTGTTTTAGAGAGTGGAGATAATCCAGAATATATGCAAGGACAAGGAAATTTTTACGGTGAAAATAGTGAAAGTATCGCTGGAGGATTTACTGCTGGTTTCCAAAATGGAGATACTGCAATCGCTACTTTTAAAGGCGAAAAACAATAAAAAATCTTGTCGGAATCCTCTCCGACAAGTTAAATTCACAGGATAATTTTTGAAAATATTTTTAATTTTACTTTTTGTGCTATTTCAGAGTTGTGAAAATTCTGGAGAAGAAAAAGAGAGTGAAGCAGAAGAGACTTCTATACGAATTTCTGGTATCGCGATTGACGGATATTTGTCTGGTTCTAATGTTGAACTTCTTGGAGAAACAACAGTAACGGATGAAAATGGAACTTGGGAATTATATTTTCCAATTTCGGAAAAAGAGAACTTGAA of Thiovulum sp. ES contains these proteins:
- a CDS encoding hypothetical protein (PFAM: FecR protein), producing MRNLFLIFLSTLTLSAGIGHISAMRGDVTIERGGQKIPASKGFEIEEQDTILTTKKSKAQLKFEDNTVIRVGRNAVFKIEEYLYDKSNNSKAKFKAKNGFFSAVTGGIGKVAKDRFKLKTKTSTIGIRGTHFQGTVDDLKGEEEIACLRGAISVEIAGQLLDVEAGEIMNIKDGVSSPVRKIQSKDIKSMETKSISKSNPAELSDVGLQQQAETMKLIADSDAKLLEYGKLTAEMLKRHYVESDVKYSKDYSIESGTENVQIELYTEDSSDMRGLAQNIVSLMDYTIYPFGVEQDELLELFNTQTDGIKELAESDSENGAEIIEAVNSIVEATGNLQPQVDYYEIALANMVLNSEAYGVNEEYLVALAQSLIAIPSDKTLELANSLVETSGNIEVNQELAQSILDSNNPIVENNSEVRKEILDLLAGIFELSDDEIIIEDVAQLQNEVPFDVRFTLNNLPTADEVGKYVSGLKPWDGSVDGGTIARYSGNMIFASKIVPVQLETGEVVETISDEQILVNNGIDKEIVLETDFVNSFVGANMEYGDGKFYFSNSGVGALGYNPDGADFLFYGSNMVYANQEIFGFDGDVYLGFQFGKYTGSDLENMSAHVAIIDIEDENSLYDVSPYESLRGGFVAEKVQQTEVYKKEIGSDETFSWGYWAYQFEGENEKIRGAWVSTDLERTARENIPQIATASYSGEIYGTVENALTEKEAVAIENGTFDFGFDFTNKTMSGDIEFSTEETDYSMQFQTANQLVYEDGADHDFEFKKSFSTSVSNIGVEDAPQFVLESGDNPEYMQGQGNFYGENSESIAGGFTAGFQNGDTAIATFKGEKQ